From the genome of Bacteroides sp. MSB163, one region includes:
- a CDS encoding DUF6047 family protein: protein MWTEIKSSPVAMADMLDDLKHGNKFYTGVETDKGVLLFSRNYEGNHQYGAFMEANIERRFFEPDFEGKSLTVYEIRGWPSLMAGKINRCYDSYDSLLPLEKIPVDAYLDKSALKSVTHKEEYDLSPTWKNYARLTDGEKGLGLARSVDNYDRMTLLYIMDKGYPRDGLIDEYPDNFSFHEKFERIENKLLGRDRWNVYDEMQEKAKKLAGKLLHEHFPDTRQKEDDAPKMKVESEIPKKSKGRKM from the coding sequence ATATGGACGGAAATAAAGTCGTCACCCGTAGCGATGGCGGATATGCTGGATGATTTGAAGCACGGGAATAAGTTCTATACGGGTGTTGAGACGGACAAGGGGGTATTGCTTTTCAGCCGGAATTATGAGGGAAACCATCAATACGGGGCTTTTATGGAGGCGAATATCGAGAGGCGTTTCTTTGAGCCGGACTTTGAAGGCAAGTCGCTGACGGTATATGAAATTCGGGGATGGCCTTCGCTGATGGCAGGAAAAATAAACCGCTGTTATGATAGTTATGACAGCCTGCTGCCATTGGAAAAGATTCCGGTGGATGCCTATCTGGATAAATCGGCTTTGAAAAGTGTTACGCACAAAGAGGAGTATGACCTTTCACCCACATGGAAGAATTATGCTCGGCTGACGGATGGTGAAAAGGGACTTGGTTTAGCCCGAAGCGTGGATAATTATGACCGGATGACATTGCTGTATATCATGGACAAGGGTTATCCGAGGGACGGACTGATAGACGAGTATCCGGACAATTTCAGTTTTCATGAGAAATTTGAAAGGATTGAAAACAAGCTGCTGGGCCGGGACAGATGGAATGTGTATGACGAGATGCAGGAGAAGGCGAAGAAACTGGCCGGGAAACTATTACATGAGCATTTTCCCGATACACGGCAGAAAGAAGATGATGCTCCGAAAATGAAGGTCGAAAGCGAAATACCGAAAAAGAGTAAAGGCAGAAAGATGTAG
- a CDS encoding helix-turn-helix domain-containing protein: MDAQEVCLALGISKRCLQNYRDNGLIPYLNVGGKFFYREVDIQEILESGLTKRK, from the coding sequence ATGGATGCGCAGGAAGTATGTTTGGCATTGGGCATATCTAAAAGATGCCTGCAAAACTATCGGGATAACGGACTTATCCCTTACTTGAATGTAGGAGGAAAGTTCTTCTACCGGGAAGTGGATATTCAGGAGATTTTGGAAAGCGGACTAACTAAAAGAAAATAA
- a CDS encoding YtxH domain-containing protein, with the protein MKKIMFITLTILFALSAPSCRDKKEQNRTEQQIENAKENVNDALDKASNKIEDGADKVKDAWKETKKDVQQGTEKVKKEVKKDYNKAKDEVKKQLD; encoded by the coding sequence ATGAAAAAGATAATGTTTATCACACTAACAATTTTATTTGCACTGTCCGCGCCATCCTGTCGGGACAAAAAAGAACAGAACCGGACAGAACAGCAGATTGAAAATGCAAAAGAAAACGTAAATGACGCATTAGACAAGGCCTCTAACAAAATAGAGGATGGTGCCGACAAAGTCAAAGATGCCTGGAAAGAAACCAAGAAAGACGTGCAACAAGGTACGGAAAAGGTAAAAAAAGAAGTAAAAAAGGATTATAATAAAGCTAAAGATGAAGTAAAAAAGCAGCTTGATTAA
- a CDS encoding manganese catalase family protein, whose protein sequence is MFYHVKDLQFNARVSQPDPRFARVMLEAFGGANGELKSALQYFVQAFSCHNPYPDKYDMLMDIATEEFGHLEIVGATIQMLLGPVNGEMKDVLEDTPLRTMMEGKAGKEDLIHQAFTNPAFLVTAPGSPVLTDSNGNPWCATYVSANADLTVDLRSNMAGEARAKIGYENLIPLTDDPLVKETLTFLMTREVTHFQQFEAALETIQPNFPPGVFQTSPRYSNLYFNDSKGKETRGPWNEGKSTRLKEEWQYIENPLEEVRSTDGLLQRKPEGTKRTEKEVRQTDEKLAKERSSEILSHIPKGEMRWCEYGNAKNGNK, encoded by the coding sequence ATGTTTTACCATGTAAAAGATCTTCAGTTCAATGCCCGTGTATCACAGCCGGATCCTCGTTTTGCTCGTGTGATGCTTGAGGCATTCGGAGGGGCCAACGGTGAGTTGAAATCCGCTCTACAGTATTTTGTACAGGCATTCAGTTGCCATAACCCCTACCCTGACAAATATGACATGCTCATGGATATTGCCACTGAGGAGTTCGGTCATCTTGAAATCGTAGGTGCAACCATCCAGATGCTCCTCGGACCAGTAAACGGAGAAATGAAGGATGTGTTGGAAGATACTCCTCTGCGTACCATGATGGAAGGAAAAGCAGGCAAAGAGGATCTTATCCACCAAGCCTTCACCAATCCTGCCTTTCTGGTAACAGCTCCCGGCAGTCCCGTACTGACCGATAGCAACGGGAACCCATGGTGTGCCACCTATGTATCGGCCAATGCTGACCTGACAGTGGACCTGCGTTCCAACATGGCGGGTGAAGCACGTGCCAAAATAGGTTACGAAAACCTTATCCCACTTACGGATGACCCACTTGTAAAAGAAACGCTCACGTTCCTTATGACTCGCGAAGTGACCCATTTTCAACAGTTTGAGGCCGCTCTGGAAACTATTCAGCCTAACTTTCCTCCGGGAGTATTCCAAACATCCCCCCGATACAGCAACCTTTATTTTAATGATTCCAAAGGAAAGGAAACCCGCGGACCATGGAACGAAGGCAAAAGTACGAGGCTCAAAGAAGAATGGCAATATATTGAGAATCCACTGGAGGAAGTCAGAAGTACCGACGGATTACTCCAACGTAAACCTGAAGGCACCAAACGTACGGAAAAGGAAGTACGCCAAACAGATGAAAAACTAGCCAAGGAACGGAGCAGCGAGATACTCTCCCATATCCCTAAAGGAGAAATGCGTTGGTGTGAATATGGAAATGCTAAGAACGGAAACAAATAA
- a CDS encoding YtxH domain-containing protein: METSKSNFLIGLAIGSAIGALAQRFSRTAKAKMLKKKIHNAMAKIADRAESLAETVRDKALDAGTKTADKVADATFDVAEKADTLKSKVHAAALEAKK; this comes from the coding sequence ATGGAAACTAGTAAATCTAACTTTTTGATTGGGCTGGCAATAGGTTCGGCTATCGGAGCACTTGCTCAACGTTTTTCACGTACGGCAAAAGCCAAGATGCTAAAAAAGAAAATTCACAATGCCATGGCAAAGATTGCCGATCGTGCTGAAAGCCTTGCAGAAACCGTGAGAGACAAAGCACTGGATGCAGGGACCAAAACCGCCGATAAGGTTGCAGATGCGACCTTTGACGTTGCCGAAAAGGCTGACACCCTGAAAAGTAAAGTCCATGCAGCTGCTTTAGAAGCCAAAAAATAG
- a CDS encoding GlsB/YeaQ/YmgE family stress response membrane protein — MYFIWYIIIGIVAGLIAGKIMRGGGFGLLINLLVGIVGGVLGGWVFGLLGITTTGLLGSLFTSVIGAVLLLWIISFFRHPRRTDI, encoded by the coding sequence ATGTATTTTATTTGGTACATTATCATTGGAATCGTTGCCGGACTCATAGCCGGCAAGATTATGAGAGGAGGCGGTTTCGGACTTCTCATTAACCTACTCGTAGGTATTGTAGGTGGCGTATTGGGTGGCTGGGTATTCGGCTTGTTGGGAATTACTACCACAGGCCTTCTGGGTAGCCTTTTCACCTCTGTTATCGGTGCAGTTCTATTATTGTGGATCATATCCTTCTTTCGTCATCCCAGAAGAACTGATATTTAA
- a CDS encoding histidine-type phosphatase: MKGLLLIGIFMFCPVSILWGQDRIKQYAGTAMPYPVVKDSFGFFQDSMVPFYINHLGRHGARFPTSGKALNRVKEILELAQRENRLTSGGVTLLSTIQNLSETFDGQWGKLSVVGEEEQRGIARRMIERYPQLFSDSAKVQAIATYVPRCIHSMDAFLACMVEFNSSLHIQRNEGKQYNDILRFFDLNQSYVDYKENGDWRPIYETFMRRKISPASVMKNFFLESGQETDKEAEEFVMALFSIAAILPDTGTPINLDGLFTIGEWDNYWQTQNLRQYMSKSSSPVGRMLPVAIAWPLLSEFIHSADEVIKGKSDTRANFRFAHAETVIPFVALMGIEGTDVKVVVLDSVSKYWKDYEIAPMAANVQWIFYHDKAREIWVKFLLNEKEMTLPVSTSRFPYYRWETVCMYLKKRVEMAKKVLESFSDDCK; encoded by the coding sequence ATGAAAGGATTATTGTTAATTGGAATTTTTATGTTTTGCCCCGTTTCCATCTTATGGGGACAGGATAGGATAAAGCAATACGCAGGGACAGCCATGCCGTATCCTGTTGTGAAAGACTCGTTTGGCTTTTTTCAGGATAGTATGGTTCCGTTTTATATTAATCATCTGGGAAGACATGGAGCGCGTTTTCCAACTTCAGGAAAGGCTTTGAATAGAGTGAAGGAGATTTTGGAATTGGCTCAGCGAGAAAATAGGCTAACATCAGGAGGGGTAACCTTGCTTTCTACAATACAGAATCTATCGGAAACTTTTGACGGACAATGGGGGAAGTTATCAGTGGTGGGAGAGGAGGAACAACGGGGTATTGCCAGACGTATGATAGAACGCTATCCACAGTTATTCAGTGATTCTGCCAAAGTGCAGGCAATTGCGACATATGTTCCCCGTTGCATACATAGTATGGATGCATTTCTTGCTTGTATGGTGGAGTTTAATTCTTCTTTACACATACAACGCAATGAAGGGAAGCAATATAATGATATTCTTCGTTTCTTCGATTTAAACCAATCTTATGTTGATTATAAAGAAAATGGTGATTGGCGTCCTATATACGAGACTTTTATGCGACGAAAGATTTCTCCTGCTTCTGTTATGAAAAACTTCTTTCTGGAATCAGGGCAGGAAACAGATAAGGAGGCAGAGGAATTTGTCATGGCTTTATTCTCCATTGCTGCCATACTACCAGATACAGGTACTCCGATAAATTTGGATGGTCTTTTCACAATAGGTGAATGGGATAATTACTGGCAGACTCAGAATTTGCGACAATATATGAGTAAAAGTTCTTCGCCGGTTGGGCGAATGTTGCCTGTTGCAATTGCATGGCCTCTGCTATCAGAATTTATTCATTCAGCTGATGAAGTGATAAAGGGCAAGTCGGATACCAGGGCGAACTTTCGTTTTGCTCATGCAGAGACAGTTATTCCTTTTGTAGCATTAATGGGTATAGAAGGAACGGATGTTAAAGTTGTTGTTCTTGATTCTGTATCTAAATATTGGAAAGATTATGAGATTGCTCCGATGGCTGCTAATGTACAGTGGATTTTTTATCATGACAAGGCTCGAGAAATATGGGTGAAATTTCTTTTGAATGAAAAAGAAATGACACTTCCTGTTTCAACTTCCCGTTTTCCTTATTATCGATGGGAAACTGTCTGCATGTATTTAAAGAAACGGGTTGAAATGGCGAAAAAGGTACTTGAATCTTTTTCAGATGATTGTAAATAA
- a CDS encoding mechanosensitive ion channel family protein, which translates to MLEREIWGNTLEDWGISILIILGTIVLMKLISFFSRKVLNPFITRTNNRLDDIIYYSLESPVKFAIMLLGIWIAIHRLVSPDSFVKVIDNAYKILIILDITWIFARLSSSLLQIYWGRQSDGQNNKMMPIIRRTILVIVWIIGLVMALSNIGVNIGALLGTLGIGGIAFALAAQDTVKNVFGAFTILTDKPFNIGDTIRVDNIEGTVIDVGVRSTKIMDYNKRIITFPNYKVTDASIINISSEPMRRVVLKLGLTYNTTSEKMKEALNILKAIPKRIENVSSKPSDTTAVFTEYTDSALNIMYIYFIEKQGDILMVTSNVNMEILDSFNKAGIDFAFPTRTIYVEKDELADLAKEKK; encoded by the coding sequence ATGTTAGAAAGAGAAATCTGGGGAAATACTTTAGAAGACTGGGGTATTTCCATACTTATTATTTTAGGAACAATTGTTTTGATGAAGTTAATATCATTCTTCAGCAGAAAAGTACTCAATCCATTTATCACCCGTACCAATAATCGGCTGGATGATATAATTTATTATTCTTTAGAATCACCCGTCAAGTTTGCAATTATGTTATTAGGTATTTGGATAGCTATTCACAGGCTTGTTTCTCCGGATAGTTTTGTAAAAGTAATAGATAATGCTTACAAGATACTGATTATTCTGGATATCACATGGATATTTGCCCGATTATCCAGTAGTTTATTGCAAATCTACTGGGGACGACAATCGGATGGACAAAACAACAAAATGATGCCCATTATCAGACGGACAATACTGGTCATTGTGTGGATAATCGGTCTTGTAATGGCCTTAAGTAATATTGGAGTCAATATTGGTGCATTATTAGGTACTCTGGGTATTGGAGGTATCGCATTTGCCTTAGCAGCCCAAGACACTGTAAAAAATGTGTTCGGCGCTTTCACTATATTGACAGATAAGCCTTTCAACATAGGTGATACGATTCGCGTGGATAATATCGAAGGTACTGTGATTGATGTTGGAGTTCGAAGTACAAAAATCATGGACTACAATAAACGTATCATCACTTTCCCTAATTATAAAGTTACAGATGCTTCTATCATAAATATCTCTTCCGAACCGATGCGTCGAGTCGTCTTGAAACTTGGATTGACATACAACACAACATCTGAAAAAATGAAAGAAGCTTTAAATATACTGAAAGCCATTCCTAAAAGAATAGAAAATGTATCTTCCAAACCATCAGATACCACAGCTGTTTTTACAGAATACACAGACTCTGCACTGAACATCATGTACATATATTTTATAGAAAAACAGGGAGATATTTTAATGGTAACTTCAAATGTAAATATGGAGATTCTAGACTCATTCAATAAAGCAGGCATTGATTTCGCATTCCCAACACGAACGATTTACGTTGAAAAGGATGAATTGGCTGATTTGGCAAAAGAGAAAAAATAG
- a CDS encoding alpha-amylase: protein MENGVMMQYFEWNLPNDGKLWKQLREDASHLHEIGVTAIWIPPAYKADEQQDEGYATYDLYDLGEFEQKGTVRTKYGTKDELKEMIDELHKNKIAVYLDVVLNHKAGGDFTEKFMVVEVDPDQRNKALGKPYEIQGWTGYSFHGRKDKYSDFKWHYYHFSGTGFDDARKRSGIFQIQGEGKAWSDGVDEENGNYDFLLCNDIDLDHPEVVAELDRWGKWVSNELDLDGMRLDAIKHMKDQFVAQFLDTVRSERGDDFYAVGEYWNGDLETLDNYLEAVGHKVNLFDVPLHYNMFQASQEGKDYDLRNILKNTLVEHHCELAVTFVDNHDSQHGSSLESQVEDWFKPLAYGLIFMMKDGYPCLFYGDYYGVKGEKSPHTKIIDILLNARKKYAYGDQVDYFDHPSTVGFIRTGDGEHVNSGLVFLISNDEAGSKTMCLGKEHAGEVWCEITGSIPDEVTLDKEGNGEFSVDARNLAVWVKKA from the coding sequence ATGGAAAATGGAGTAATGATGCAGTATTTTGAGTGGAATCTTCCGAATGACGGAAAGTTGTGGAAACAGTTGAGAGAGGATGCGTCGCATCTACATGAAATAGGTGTGACAGCGATCTGGATACCACCTGCATATAAAGCAGATGAACAGCAGGATGAAGGATATGCTACTTATGATTTGTATGATTTGGGTGAGTTTGAACAAAAAGGAACTGTGAGGACTAAATACGGAACGAAAGATGAATTGAAGGAGATGATTGATGAACTTCACAAAAATAAGATTGCTGTATATCTGGATGTCGTTTTGAATCATAAAGCAGGTGGTGATTTTACGGAAAAGTTTATGGTGGTGGAAGTAGATCCTGATCAAAGAAATAAAGCTTTGGGGAAACCTTATGAAATACAAGGATGGACCGGATATAGCTTTCATGGACGTAAAGATAAATATTCGGATTTTAAGTGGCATTATTATCATTTTTCCGGGACTGGATTTGATGATGCTCGAAAGCGAAGTGGTATATTTCAGATTCAAGGAGAAGGAAAAGCCTGGAGTGATGGTGTAGATGAAGAGAATGGCAATTACGATTTTCTTTTATGTAATGATATTGACCTGGATCACCCTGAGGTTGTCGCCGAACTGGATCGTTGGGGCAAATGGGTTTCAAATGAACTTGATCTTGATGGAATGCGTTTGGATGCAATTAAGCATATGAAAGATCAGTTCGTTGCACAGTTTCTGGATACGGTAAGAAGTGAGAGAGGTGATGACTTCTATGCTGTGGGAGAATATTGGAACGGTGACTTGGAAACATTGGATAATTATCTGGAAGCAGTAGGGCATAAAGTTAACTTGTTTGATGTTCCGTTACATTATAATATGTTTCAGGCATCACAAGAAGGAAAAGATTATGATTTGCGGAATATTCTGAAGAATACTTTAGTGGAGCACCATTGTGAACTTGCTGTGACTTTTGTTGATAATCATGATTCGCAGCATGGAAGTTCTTTGGAATCACAGGTTGAAGATTGGTTCAAGCCATTGGCGTATGGTCTTATTTTTATGATGAAGGATGGTTATCCCTGTTTGTTCTATGGTGATTATTATGGGGTGAAAGGAGAGAAATCGCCACATACTAAAATTATAGATATTCTATTGAATGCAAGGAAAAAGTATGCGTATGGTGATCAAGTTGATTATTTCGACCATCCATCAACCGTAGGCTTTATTCGTACAGGAGATGGGGAACATGTTAATTCAGGCTTGGTATTTTTAATCTCGAATGATGAAGCGGGAAGTAAAACGATGTGTTTAGGGAAAGAACATGCAGGTGAAGTGTGGTGCGAAATTACCGGAAGTATTCCGGATGAAGTAACTTTGGATAAAGAAGGAAATGGAGAGTTCTCTGTGGATGCGCGTAATCTTGCTGTTTGGGTAAAAAAAGCATGA
- a CDS encoding YihY/virulence factor BrkB family protein produces the protein MTEQFIGKKKLSLSLLIKIVKDTGQGFIDDSVTRLSGSLAYATLFSIIPFLSLLVTIGVALHMDLANQLYIQLEPIVGAEVIGALRLIIENAERTDSSASAAIVSLGISIFGATTIFAEIQSSLNSIWGIKAVPKKSWLKYIQNRLLSFSIILVFAFVLLITFSITNIIGDLSNKFMASYPEVAGFIVKVVGQVLNIGVTVIIFVLIFKVLPDAKIKSKDVFIGAVVTTLLLLVGQWGISFYIGIANVGTIYGAAAFMVVFITWIYYSAIIVYAGAEFTKAWANEMGSKIFPDEYAVATKMVEVREP, from the coding sequence ATGACGGAACAATTCATAGGAAAGAAAAAGTTAAGCCTATCCTTATTAATCAAGATTGTAAAGGATACCGGACAAGGGTTTATTGATGATAGTGTCACTAGATTAAGCGGATCGTTAGCTTATGCGACACTATTTTCAATTATCCCCTTTCTTTCTCTTTTAGTTACTATTGGGGTAGCTTTGCATATGGATTTGGCTAATCAGTTGTATATTCAGTTGGAACCGATAGTGGGAGCGGAGGTAATTGGGGCACTTCGCTTAATTATAGAAAATGCAGAAAGAACGGACTCTTCCGCATCTGCAGCTATTGTTAGCCTGGGAATTTCTATATTTGGTGCTACTACCATTTTTGCAGAAATACAAAGTTCCTTAAATTCGATTTGGGGAATAAAGGCCGTGCCAAAGAAGAGTTGGCTGAAATATATTCAGAATCGGTTACTTTCATTCTCGATAATTTTAGTATTTGCTTTCGTGCTTCTGATAACATTTAGTATAACCAATATTATTGGAGACTTGAGCAATAAGTTTATGGCCAGCTATCCGGAAGTGGCAGGGTTTATTGTGAAAGTTGTGGGACAAGTATTAAACATAGGTGTTACAGTTATTATTTTTGTATTGATTTTTAAGGTTCTGCCTGATGCAAAAATAAAAAGTAAGGATGTTTTTATTGGAGCTGTAGTGACAACGCTATTATTGTTGGTAGGGCAATGGGGAATATCCTTTTACATCGGAATTGCGAATGTAGGAACTATCTATGGTGCAGCGGCATTCATGGTTGTTTTTATTACATGGATTTATTATTCTGCCATTATTGTCTACGCAGGTGCAGAGTTCACTAAAGCATGGGCTAATGAAATGGGAAGCAAAATTTTCCCGGATGAATATGCGGTAGCAACGAAAATGGTTGAAGTACGTGAGCCTTGA
- a CDS encoding outer membrane protein, producing the protein MKKLFLLAMIALASVGINAQTVKGEGSLMGNIGYQTNYERFGLGVQGRYAIANNLRIAPDVTFYFPKDKITGLDVSVNFHYVFNFKKDGQGFSVYPLAGIGMQNNFYGKKSMEVDGKEIEIDRSNSTKFAFNLGGGITLPISERSYLNAEARFMFAKDDNVAIMLGYGYRF; encoded by the coding sequence ATGAAAAAATTATTCTTGCTGGCCATGATTGCATTGGCATCTGTGGGCATAAATGCCCAAACAGTTAAAGGTGAAGGCTCTTTGATGGGCAACATCGGTTATCAAACGAACTATGAGAGGTTCGGTTTGGGAGTACAAGGACGTTACGCGATAGCGAATAATCTCCGGATTGCTCCGGATGTAACTTTCTATTTTCCTAAAGACAAGATTACCGGATTGGATGTGAGCGTGAATTTCCATTATGTATTCAATTTCAAGAAAGACGGTCAGGGATTTTCCGTATACCCTCTTGCAGGCATCGGCATGCAAAATAATTTCTATGGGAAAAAGAGTATGGAAGTAGACGGTAAAGAAATAGAAATAGACCGAAGCAACTCCACCAAATTCGCCTTTAATCTGGGAGGGGGTATTACACTACCTATCTCCGAACGTAGTTATCTGAATGCCGAGGCTAGGTTTATGTTTGCCAAGGATGACAATGTAGCTATCATGCTGGGATATGGGTACAGATTCTAA
- a CDS encoding YtxH domain-containing protein, giving the protein MENRNSSLWIGLGIGTVIGTLAYRFSRTSKAKKLKEKVFNAFHKITGQTEDLLDEAKEKVADTGKVVVDKAVDKVQDGADAVKDALKGAKKDVKQGAEKAKTEIKEGYEDVKKRSK; this is encoded by the coding sequence ATGGAAAATAGAAATTCTAGTTTATGGATCGGCCTGGGAATAGGTACGGTCATCGGTACTCTGGCTTATCGTTTCTCACGTACTTCAAAAGCCAAGAAATTGAAGGAAAAAGTATTTAACGCTTTTCATAAGATAACCGGTCAGACGGAAGACCTGTTAGATGAAGCTAAGGAAAAAGTGGCGGATACCGGAAAAGTTGTAGTGGATAAGGCAGTCGATAAAGTTCAAGATGGCGCTGATGCTGTAAAGGACGCATTGAAAGGTGCGAAGAAAGATGTCAAACAAGGAGCTGAAAAGGCCAAGACAGAAATAAAGGAAGGGTATGAAGATGTAAAAAAAAGAAGCAAGTGA